The following proteins are co-located in the Paludibaculum fermentans genome:
- a CDS encoding LacI family DNA-binding transcriptional regulator, with the protein MNLEDVAQRAGVSTATVSRVLNNIGVVRDATRERVLKAVEELKYYPNMHARALAAGSNRTIGIIVSNLENPFFLDVFRSLEAEANRNGYEVLVANTDYQVDRLKASVRLMIGRRLGGLALVVSEMDEALLEELAERKVPTVVYDVGTPRESIISIKINYRTAVQQIAQYLFELGHRRFAFIGHHTTLGPLNDRRQTFVEVMEHFAPQVEFRTVADLDGLAGGRSAVRQIYQSGFRPTAIVCVNDFMALGVLRQLKDLGLRVPDDVSVTGFDGLDLADVVSPALTTARIARDLIGHRIFESFTADAARLEEIRETLIQPELIIRESSGAVPVLTNVH; encoded by the coding sequence ATGAATCTTGAAGATGTCGCACAGCGAGCTGGAGTCTCAACGGCCACCGTCTCCCGTGTGCTGAACAATATCGGAGTGGTGCGGGATGCCACTCGCGAGCGCGTGCTGAAGGCCGTCGAAGAGCTGAAGTACTATCCCAATATGCATGCCCGAGCCTTGGCCGCGGGCAGCAACCGGACCATCGGCATCATCGTTTCCAACCTGGAAAATCCATTCTTTCTCGACGTATTCCGCAGTTTGGAAGCCGAGGCGAATCGCAATGGCTATGAAGTCCTGGTGGCGAATACCGACTATCAGGTGGACCGCCTGAAGGCGAGCGTCCGGCTGATGATCGGGCGAAGATTGGGCGGCCTGGCGCTGGTTGTTTCGGAGATGGACGAAGCGCTGCTGGAAGAGTTGGCCGAACGCAAGGTGCCCACCGTGGTCTACGACGTCGGCACGCCGCGCGAGAGCATCATCAGCATCAAGATCAATTACCGGACCGCGGTGCAGCAGATCGCGCAGTACCTGTTTGAACTGGGCCACCGGCGGTTTGCGTTCATCGGCCACCACACCACGTTGGGACCGCTCAACGACAGGCGCCAGACCTTTGTCGAGGTGATGGAGCACTTCGCGCCGCAGGTGGAGTTCCGGACGGTGGCCGATCTGGACGGCCTGGCCGGCGGACGCAGCGCGGTGCGGCAGATCTATCAATCCGGCTTCCGGCCGACGGCCATCGTGTGCGTGAACGACTTCATGGCGCTGGGCGTCTTACGGCAATTGAAGGACCTGGGGCTGAGGGTGCCCGATGATGTGTCGGTGACGGGCTTTGACGGCCTGGATCTGGCGGATGTGGTTTCGCCGGCGCTGACGACGGCGCGCATCGCGCGGGATCTGATCGGACACCGCATCTTCGAGAGCTTTACAGCGGATGCGGCCCGCCTGGAGGAGATCAGGGAGACTCTGATCCAGCCCGAATTGATCATCCGCGAATCGAGCGGCGCCGTGCCCGTTCTGACGAACGTACACTGA
- a CDS encoding sugar phosphate isomerase/epimerase family protein: MSQIKGPAIFLAQFMGDEEPFNSLPNITAWAKELGYIGVQIPSWDSRVIDLKKAAESKTYCQDLKGQMNGLEITELASHLQGQLVAVHPAYDELFDGFAAPEVRGNPKARAKWAVEQLKLVIKASKNLGLSVTPSFTGALLWPTVYPWPQRPAGLVEEAFKELAKRWKPIFDFADKHGVDFAFELHPGEDLHDGLTFERLLEATGNHPRLGINYDPSHFVLQCMDYVGFIDAYGPYIKAFHVKDAEFVPSAKAGVYGGYADWKNRPGRFRSLGDGQVDFGQVFSRLTAAGYKSWAVLEWECCFKDAAQGAAEGAPFIEAHLIDVPKKAFDDFAGGASDAKRNRRILGLE; this comes from the coding sequence ATGTCACAAATAAAAGGACCCGCCATTTTCCTGGCCCAGTTCATGGGCGACGAAGAGCCGTTCAATAGCCTGCCCAATATCACTGCCTGGGCCAAGGAACTCGGCTATATCGGCGTCCAGATTCCGTCGTGGGACAGCCGGGTGATCGACCTGAAGAAGGCCGCCGAATCGAAGACCTACTGCCAGGACCTGAAGGGCCAGATGAACGGCCTGGAGATCACGGAACTCGCTTCGCACCTGCAGGGCCAGCTCGTGGCCGTCCATCCCGCTTACGACGAACTCTTCGATGGTTTCGCCGCCCCGGAGGTGCGCGGCAATCCCAAAGCCCGCGCCAAGTGGGCCGTCGAGCAGCTCAAACTCGTCATCAAGGCCTCCAAGAACCTCGGCCTCAGCGTCACGCCTTCCTTCACCGGCGCCCTGCTCTGGCCCACCGTCTACCCCTGGCCGCAGCGGCCCGCCGGCCTGGTCGAGGAAGCCTTCAAGGAACTCGCCAAGCGCTGGAAGCCCATCTTCGACTTCGCCGACAAGCATGGGGTCGATTTTGCGTTCGAACTGCACCCGGGTGAGGACCTCCACGACGGCCTCACCTTCGAGCGCCTGCTGGAAGCCACCGGCAACCACCCCCGCCTCGGCATCAATTACGATCCGTCGCACTTCGTCCTGCAGTGCATGGACTACGTCGGCTTCATCGACGCCTACGGCCCCTACATCAAGGCGTTCCACGTGAAGGATGCCGAGTTCGTGCCGTCCGCCAAGGCCGGCGTGTACGGCGGCTATGCCGACTGGAAGAACCGTCCGGGCCGCTTCCGCTCCCTGGGCGACGGCCAGGTCGACTTCGGCCAGGTCTTCTCGCGCCTCACCGCGGCCGGCTACAAGAGCTGGGCCGTCCTCGAATGGGAATGCTGCTTCAAGGACGCCGCCCAGGGCGCGGCCGAAGGCGCTCCGTTCATCGAAGCCCACCTCATCGACGTCCCCAAGAAGGCCTTCGACGACTTCGCCGGCGGCGCCTCCGACGCCAAGCGCAACCGCCGCATCCTCGGCCTCGAATAG
- a CDS encoding rhodanese-like domain-containing protein, with translation MSTSTAPRFSSVLETPAADPETARRHFAAKLSLETDPSDVFADMAKGVQGFVVVDVRSPERYAEGHVPGALNLPHRTLREDTTAGISKETVVITYCDGPGCNGSTKGALRFAALGFRVKEMIGGLEWWIKDGYEVEGNGR, from the coding sequence ATGAGCACCTCCACCGCGCCCAGATTCTCCTCTGTCCTCGAGACCCCGGCGGCCGATCCCGAGACGGCGCGCCGTCACTTCGCTGCCAAGTTGTCTTTGGAGACCGATCCATCGGACGTCTTTGCCGATATGGCAAAAGGGGTCCAGGGCTTTGTGGTCGTCGATGTGCGCAGCCCGGAGCGCTACGCCGAAGGGCATGTGCCGGGCGCGCTGAACCTACCCCACCGGACGCTGCGCGAGGACACCACCGCCGGAATCTCCAAGGAGACCGTGGTGATTACCTACTGTGACGGGCCGGGCTGCAATGGATCGACGAAGGGCGCCCTGCGGTTCGCGGCACTGGGTTTCCGGGTGAAGGAGATGATCGGCGGGTTGGAGTGGTGGATCAAGGACGGCTATGAGGTGGAGGGAAACGGCCGCTGA
- a CDS encoding protein kinase domain-containing protein: MSDSDRWRRVELLFHAALDGPPGQRAAYLKEACAGDDSLLREVQSLLGYEGQRDSLLEVPAWANLTGGEPPPSAVLAPGDKLGYYTIVKTLGAGGMGQVYQARDERLARDVALKLLHPALAADPAYMARFRREARLLALLNHPNIAALYAYEIHGDTVTLVLEFVQGRCLAEYLGRSEPDEAEVFRLALQIASALEAAHARGIVHRDLKPGNIMVLPEVKVKLLDFGLARRDLSDLDETRTRSGLSLRTTEGAILGSIPYMAPEQAEGRTATARSDIFSLGVVLYEMLSGRQAFRRETALRSLTALIREEPPPLDSLRPGLTPGLSAFVAACLSKAPQQRPQTMTEVVETLHRLQRWRHEVPYPRIIPGPPHRKPWWPWLLALLLVAGAGGFYLSNRHGPVAAFSAYPGIETAPAVSPDGATVAFAWNGGGDSRFHIYLQPSAGGGPRRLTQRPESETNPVWSPDGKRLAFDQSESGISIAEVTGAARALVSGYSSELHPAWSPDGSSLYFTTEQNGQPAIWRVSAQGGTPELVLEQAGYRVRFSPDGRFLYYLKSRQAGQLWRRPAAGGPAELVHPDIRNPNFVVLNGGLLLLDATSDPSAPPHSAQLCLFRLDTRAMEFLPVPEAPAVLRDGISLSPDGRSLFYSKGGDLVRSALPARALPLQSGK, encoded by the coding sequence ATGAGTGACTCCGATCGCTGGCGCCGCGTGGAGCTTCTGTTCCACGCCGCCCTCGATGGCCCGCCCGGGCAGCGCGCTGCGTACTTGAAAGAGGCCTGCGCCGGCGACGACAGCCTCCTGCGCGAGGTCCAGTCGCTGCTGGGCTACGAGGGCCAGCGGGACTCGCTCCTCGAGGTCCCGGCCTGGGCCAATCTCACCGGCGGGGAGCCCCCGCCCTCCGCGGTCCTCGCGCCAGGTGACAAGCTCGGCTACTACACCATCGTGAAAACGCTGGGCGCCGGCGGCATGGGGCAGGTCTACCAGGCGCGCGATGAGCGCCTCGCCCGCGATGTTGCCCTGAAGCTGCTGCACCCCGCCCTGGCCGCGGATCCAGCCTATATGGCCCGCTTCCGCCGCGAGGCTCGCCTGCTCGCCCTGTTGAACCATCCCAACATCGCCGCCCTCTATGCCTACGAGATCCATGGCGACACCGTGACCTTGGTGCTGGAGTTCGTCCAGGGCCGTTGCCTGGCCGAATACCTCGGGCGAAGCGAACCGGACGAGGCCGAGGTGTTCCGCCTCGCCCTCCAGATTGCCTCAGCGCTGGAAGCGGCTCATGCCCGGGGCATCGTCCATCGCGATCTCAAGCCCGGCAACATTATGGTGCTGCCCGAGGTCAAGGTGAAGCTGCTCGACTTCGGCCTGGCGCGCCGCGACCTCAGCGATCTGGACGAGACACGCACCCGTTCCGGCCTGTCCCTGCGGACCACGGAAGGCGCCATCCTAGGCAGCATCCCCTACATGGCGCCGGAGCAGGCGGAAGGACGCACGGCCACGGCCCGGTCCGACATCTTCTCGCTGGGCGTCGTCCTCTACGAGATGCTCTCCGGCCGCCAGGCCTTCCGGCGCGAAACGGCCCTGCGCAGTCTCACTGCGCTCATTCGGGAGGAGCCGCCGCCGCTCGACTCCCTCCGGCCCGGCCTGACTCCGGGCTTGTCCGCCTTCGTGGCAGCCTGTCTGTCAAAGGCGCCGCAGCAGCGCCCCCAGACCATGACCGAAGTGGTCGAGACCCTGCACCGGCTCCAGCGGTGGCGTCACGAAGTGCCTTACCCGCGCATCATTCCGGGTCCGCCGCACCGCAAGCCGTGGTGGCCCTGGTTGCTCGCGCTTCTTCTGGTGGCGGGCGCCGGAGGCTTCTATCTCTCGAATCGCCACGGCCCGGTGGCGGCCTTCTCCGCTTACCCTGGCATCGAGACGGCCCCTGCCGTCTCACCAGACGGCGCAACCGTGGCGTTCGCCTGGAATGGAGGTGGCGACAGCCGTTTCCACATCTACCTCCAACCGTCAGCCGGTGGAGGCCCGCGGCGGCTGACGCAGCGCCCGGAATCAGAGACGAATCCTGTCTGGTCACCCGACGGCAAACGGCTCGCCTTCGACCAGTCGGAGTCCGGCATCTCCATCGCTGAGGTCACTGGCGCGGCCCGGGCACTCGTGTCCGGCTATTCCAGCGAGCTCCATCCGGCGTGGTCCCCGGACGGCTCCTCGCTCTACTTCACGACGGAGCAGAACGGCCAGCCCGCTATCTGGCGCGTCTCTGCCCAGGGCGGCACACCGGAACTCGTCCTGGAGCAGGCCGGCTATCGCGTCCGCTTCTCCCCCGACGGCCGTTTCCTCTACTACCTTAAGAGCCGGCAGGCGGGACAGTTGTGGCGTAGGCCCGCAGCCGGCGGACCCGCCGAACTCGTCCATCCGGATATCCGCAATCCCAACTTCGTGGTGCTCAACGGCGGCCTGCTGCTCCTCGACGCAACCAGCGACCCCAGCGCCCCGCCGCACTCCGCCCAGCTCTGCCTGTTCCGCCTCGATACCCGGGCGATGGAGTTCCTGCCGGTTCCGGAGGCTCCGGCCGTGCTGCGCGACGGCATCTCCCTAAGCCCCGATGGCCGGTCTCTGTTCTACAGCAAGGGCGGCGACCTCGTCCGCTCCGCTCTCCCCGCCAGGGCGTTGCCGCTACAATCAGGCAAGTGA
- a CDS encoding cupin domain-containing protein, with translation MIHAENTALVLLDAETAGQVFRPGFARKIIRTNDLMTVVIDIEGGPWPEPDPMHFHSHEQISYVAAGEVLFLCGGQPPRKLGAGDLFAVASGVPHSIQLLSPTARLVDTFHPIREDFL, from the coding sequence ATGATCCACGCCGAGAACACAGCATTGGTACTGCTCGACGCCGAGACCGCTGGGCAGGTGTTTCGTCCCGGCTTCGCCCGCAAGATCATCCGCACGAACGACCTCATGACCGTGGTCATCGACATCGAAGGTGGCCCATGGCCGGAGCCCGACCCGATGCACTTCCACTCGCACGAGCAGATCAGCTACGTCGCCGCGGGCGAGGTCCTCTTCCTGTGCGGCGGCCAACCGCCCCGCAAACTCGGCGCCGGAGACCTCTTCGCCGTCGCCTCCGGAGTGCCGCACTCCATCCAGCTCCTCTCGCCTACGGCGCGCCTGGTCGACACCTTCCACCCCATCCGCGAGGACTTCCTCTAG
- a CDS encoding M13 family metallopeptidase, whose translation MKLHHTLLLGACLATILSAQQTGSSGIDRSNLDTTCKPCDDFWRYANGGWLDKNPIPGRYPSWGTMSVMSEGNRERLRTILEAAAANKSAPASSNERKIGDFYASCMDTAAIESRGLKPIQPQLDRIAAVKDVAGMTAALNDFQQMTPIGPYFVMSGQDLKSSKDVIANIGVGGISLPDRDYYFKTDPRSVKIREEFVTHVTKMMELLGDKPEVAAAEAKAVLEFETALASSMMTNVQRRDPDARYHKMDMAGLKALAPGLDWTGLFKQFHIAESTAINVGEPETLKKLNAQLTAASLADWKTWTRWRTVSTAADMLPKAFEDEDFRFSRTVLSGVKEQQPRWQTCTNAVDRNLGEALGEVFVKKHFPPEAKRRMNELVENLRISLREQLQAADWLTPETRKNAVAKLNAFVPKVGYPDKWRDYSAVKVDPKAYFENTRVASLNNRLYQLSKIGKPVNRNDWGMTPPTVNAYYSPLMNEIVFPAGILQSPMFDLQADDAVNYGAIAAVIGHEMGHGFDDQGSKFDAEGNRKDWWTVEDRQKFDAKAGCVIHQFDTMDVGEGLHHTGKLVVGEAMGDLGGLTLAYEAYKRTLKGKPGPVIDGFTADQRFFLAFARVWGSQYRPEAMRLQLNTNPHPLAKFRANGTVMNMPAFYEAFHCKQGDPMVRPVEQQCKLW comes from the coding sequence ATGAAACTCCACCATACCCTTCTGCTGGGCGCCTGCCTGGCCACGATCCTGTCCGCGCAGCAAACCGGCAGCAGCGGCATCGATCGTTCCAACCTCGACACGACCTGTAAGCCTTGCGACGACTTCTGGCGGTACGCCAACGGCGGCTGGCTCGATAAGAACCCGATTCCTGGCCGTTACCCGTCGTGGGGCACGATGTCGGTGATGAGTGAAGGGAACCGGGAGCGGCTCCGGACGATTCTGGAAGCGGCGGCGGCCAACAAGAGCGCCCCGGCCAGCTCGAACGAGCGCAAGATCGGCGACTTCTATGCCAGTTGCATGGACACGGCGGCCATCGAGTCGCGCGGCCTGAAGCCGATCCAGCCGCAACTCGACCGCATCGCGGCCGTGAAGGACGTAGCCGGTATGACCGCGGCCTTGAACGACTTCCAGCAGATGACGCCGATCGGGCCGTACTTCGTCATGAGCGGCCAGGACCTGAAGAGCTCCAAGGACGTCATCGCGAATATTGGGGTGGGCGGCATCTCCCTGCCGGACCGCGACTACTACTTCAAGACCGACCCGAGGTCGGTGAAGATCCGAGAAGAGTTTGTGACGCATGTCACCAAGATGATGGAGTTGCTGGGCGACAAGCCGGAAGTGGCGGCCGCCGAAGCGAAGGCTGTGCTTGAGTTCGAGACCGCCCTGGCCAGCTCGATGATGACCAACGTGCAGCGGCGCGATCCGGATGCCCGCTACCACAAGATGGACATGGCGGGACTGAAGGCGTTGGCGCCCGGGCTGGACTGGACGGGCCTGTTCAAGCAGTTCCACATTGCCGAGTCGACGGCAATCAACGTGGGCGAGCCGGAGACGCTCAAAAAGCTCAATGCGCAGCTGACCGCGGCTTCGCTGGCCGACTGGAAGACCTGGACCCGCTGGCGCACCGTGAGCACCGCGGCCGACATGCTGCCCAAGGCGTTTGAGGACGAGGATTTCCGCTTCAGCCGCACGGTGCTTTCCGGAGTGAAAGAGCAGCAGCCGCGCTGGCAGACCTGCACCAACGCCGTCGACCGCAACCTGGGCGAGGCGCTGGGCGAGGTCTTCGTGAAGAAGCATTTCCCGCCCGAAGCCAAGCGCCGGATGAACGAACTGGTGGAGAACCTGCGGATTTCGTTGCGTGAGCAGCTGCAGGCAGCCGACTGGCTGACCCCCGAGACCCGCAAAAACGCGGTGGCCAAGCTGAATGCGTTCGTGCCGAAAGTGGGTTATCCCGACAAGTGGCGCGACTACTCGGCCGTCAAGGTGGATCCCAAGGCCTACTTCGAGAATACGCGGGTGGCCAGCCTGAACAACCGCCTCTATCAATTGTCGAAGATCGGCAAGCCGGTGAACCGCAACGACTGGGGCATGACGCCGCCGACGGTGAATGCCTACTACAGCCCGCTGATGAACGAGATCGTGTTCCCGGCCGGCATCCTGCAGTCTCCGATGTTCGACCTGCAGGCCGATGACGCGGTGAACTACGGCGCGATTGCGGCTGTGATCGGGCACGAAATGGGCCATGGCTTTGACGACCAGGGTTCGAAGTTCGACGCGGAAGGCAATCGCAAGGACTGGTGGACGGTGGAAGACCGCCAGAAGTTCGACGCGAAGGCCGGTTGCGTGATCCACCAGTTCGACACGATGGATGTGGGCGAAGGCCTGCACCACACCGGCAAGCTGGTGGTGGGCGAGGCGATGGGCGACCTGGGCGGTTTGACGCTGGCCTACGAGGCGTACAAGCGTACCCTGAAGGGCAAGCCCGGTCCGGTGATCGACGGCTTCACGGCGGATCAGCGGTTCTTCCTGGCCTTTGCAAGAGTGTGGGGTTCGCAGTACCGGCCCGAGGCCATGCGGCTGCAGCTCAACACCAATCCGCACCCTCTGGCGAAGTTCCGCGCGAATGGGACGGTGATGAACATGCCCGCTTTCTACGAGGCGTTCCACTGCAAGCAGGGCGACCCCATGGTGCGCCCGGTCGAGCAGCAGTGTAAGCTCTGGTAA
- a CDS encoding 3-keto-disaccharide hydrolase: protein MTRRSALLLLTAARATPAPLFDGASFRNFRTPSGLTGPEVSWRIEKGVLETIADARRQCDLWTAAEYDNFDLTFEWKVAPGANTGIKYLIQATATDKLHDAQGEFLHETSLGFEFQLVDDASTAGSDQAAHASGALYNYLPPTERAARPAGEWNTGRLKVQGENVEHWLNGRRVLAYSFHSPELKAALAAKKLNSARMLERLEHRKTAIAFQHHESSASFRSIDIQVLPPVRN from the coding sequence GTGACCCGCCGCTCCGCTCTTCTTCTCCTCACCGCCGCCCGGGCGACACCTGCCCCCTTGTTTGATGGCGCCAGCTTCCGTAACTTCCGGACCCCCTCCGGCCTGACCGGTCCCGAGGTGAGCTGGCGCATCGAGAAGGGCGTGCTGGAGACCATCGCCGACGCCCGCCGCCAATGCGATCTGTGGACCGCCGCCGAGTACGATAACTTCGACCTGACCTTTGAATGGAAGGTCGCGCCCGGCGCCAATACCGGCATCAAATACCTGATCCAGGCCACGGCGACCGACAAGCTCCACGACGCACAGGGCGAGTTCCTGCACGAGACCTCGCTGGGCTTCGAGTTCCAGTTGGTGGACGATGCCTCGACCGCCGGCTCAGATCAGGCTGCGCATGCCTCCGGCGCGCTCTACAACTACCTGCCGCCGACTGAGCGTGCGGCCAGGCCGGCGGGAGAATGGAACACGGGCCGCCTGAAGGTCCAGGGCGAGAACGTGGAGCACTGGCTCAACGGCAGGCGCGTGCTGGCGTATTCGTTCCACTCGCCCGAATTGAAGGCCGCCCTGGCCGCGAAGAAGCTGAATAGCGCCCGCATGCTGGAGCGGCTGGAACACCGCAAGACCGCCATCGCCTTCCAGCACCACGAGTCTTCCGCCAGCTTCCGGTCCATCGACATCCAGGTGCTGCCGCCGGTGCGAAACTAG
- a CDS encoding sigma-70 family RNA polymerase sigma factor, whose protein sequence is MEPSINVTGLLNAWRAGDQAALDRLMPMLYEELRRTARHYMRLERAGHSFQTNDLVNEAYLRLLGTHQMEYQDRVHFFALAAQMMRRVLVDHARSRGYQKRGGGVKRIPLEESMVMAPGRESEVVQLDDALTELAKQDARKARIVELRFFAGLSVEETATVLQVSTQTVLRDWKLAKAWLLRHMSQADDE, encoded by the coding sequence ATGGAGCCCTCAATCAACGTCACCGGCCTGCTCAACGCCTGGCGAGCCGGCGATCAGGCGGCGCTCGACCGGCTCATGCCTATGCTCTACGAAGAGCTGCGGCGCACCGCCCGCCACTACATGCGGCTGGAGCGCGCCGGCCATTCGTTCCAGACCAACGACCTGGTCAATGAGGCCTATCTCCGCCTGCTCGGTACGCACCAGATGGAGTATCAGGACCGCGTCCACTTCTTCGCCCTCGCCGCCCAGATGATGCGCCGCGTCCTGGTCGACCACGCCCGCTCGCGCGGCTACCAGAAGCGCGGCGGCGGCGTGAAACGCATCCCGCTGGAAGAGTCGATGGTCATGGCGCCCGGCCGCGAGTCGGAGGTCGTCCAGCTCGACGACGCCCTCACTGAGCTCGCTAAGCAGGATGCCCGCAAGGCCCGCATCGTCGAGCTGCGCTTCTTCGCCGGACTCAGCGTCGAGGAAACCGCCACCGTGCTGCAGGTCTCCACCCAGACCGTCCTGCGCGATTGGAAGCTCGCCAAGGCCTGGCTGCTGCGCCACATGAGCCAGGCGGACGATGAGTGA
- a CDS encoding AsmA family protein, translating into MSRRTKWIVGSAVAAGLILAGLFVAGMILSRRFEPFLREQTIAYLETRFRASVALKTIHIDLPLKSPLDLLFHKGKMIKVRVNGEDLEVRLKSMPAAPSILKMRKFLFEVDLDAILNGKALVHRVNLEGFEINIPPKADRPKLANSLQAPEPQDEAGKPQKVDVLIEEVLASGSTLTILPKDATKAPLVFRIHTLRLESAGTGTAMKYQAQLTNAKPPGLIQCTGTFGPWVADSPSDTPLTGKYTFDNADLGVFKGIAGLLYSTGDFSGTLDEITVDGETRVPEFRLTMSGNRLPLTTKYHAIVDGTNGNTRLEPVQGVLGSTAFTVRGSVVRNVGAKGKTVDLKAVMPKGRLQDVLMLAMKGDKPFMKGGINLDFRVVLPPGQGEIADRLRLKGAFQLVDALFSRADVQEGLDSLSRRAQGQPQNEELGEIPSQMSGEFEMGGGRIDFSKLGFEIPGAEVELTGNYVFHSQELDFHGTARMQARLSQMMKSRWKRLALKPVDPFFAKDGYGVVAKIKITGTREKPSFGLDRGKK; encoded by the coding sequence ATGTCCAGGCGCACGAAGTGGATCGTAGGGTCCGCGGTGGCGGCAGGCCTGATTCTGGCCGGGTTGTTTGTGGCTGGAATGATCCTGTCGCGCCGGTTTGAGCCGTTCCTGCGGGAGCAGACCATTGCGTACCTGGAGACGCGGTTCCGCGCCAGCGTCGCTTTGAAGACCATCCACATCGACCTTCCCTTGAAGTCGCCGCTGGACCTCCTGTTCCACAAGGGCAAGATGATCAAGGTGCGCGTCAACGGGGAAGACCTGGAAGTGCGGCTGAAGAGCATGCCTGCCGCGCCCTCCATCCTGAAGATGAGGAAGTTCCTGTTCGAGGTGGATCTCGACGCGATCTTGAATGGCAAGGCGCTGGTGCACCGCGTCAACCTGGAAGGTTTCGAGATCAACATCCCGCCGAAGGCAGACCGGCCCAAGCTGGCGAATAGCCTGCAGGCGCCCGAGCCGCAGGATGAGGCAGGGAAGCCGCAAAAGGTGGACGTGCTGATCGAAGAAGTGCTGGCCAGCGGCAGTACGTTAACGATTCTGCCAAAGGATGCCACCAAGGCTCCGCTGGTGTTCCGGATCCATACTTTGCGCCTGGAATCGGCTGGAACCGGCACGGCGATGAAGTATCAGGCGCAACTGACGAATGCCAAGCCGCCGGGGCTGATCCAGTGCACCGGAACATTTGGACCCTGGGTGGCGGATAGCCCCTCGGACACGCCGCTGACCGGCAAGTACACGTTCGACAACGCGGATCTGGGCGTCTTCAAGGGAATCGCCGGACTGCTCTACTCCACCGGCGATTTCAGCGGCACGCTGGACGAGATTACCGTGGATGGCGAGACACGAGTGCCCGAGTTCCGGCTGACCATGAGCGGCAACCGCCTGCCCCTGACGACGAAATATCACGCGATTGTGGACGGCACGAACGGCAATACGCGGCTGGAGCCGGTGCAGGGGGTGCTGGGCTCCACGGCATTCACAGTGCGCGGCAGCGTGGTGCGGAACGTGGGCGCTAAGGGCAAGACGGTGGACCTGAAGGCCGTGATGCCCAAGGGGCGGCTGCAGGACGTACTGATGCTGGCGATGAAGGGCGATAAGCCGTTCATGAAAGGCGGGATCAATCTCGACTTCCGGGTGGTGCTGCCGCCGGGCCAGGGCGAGATCGCCGACCGGCTGCGGCTGAAAGGGGCGTTCCAACTGGTGGATGCGCTGTTCAGCCGCGCCGACGTACAGGAAGGCCTTGATTCGCTCAGCCGGCGGGCGCAGGGGCAGCCGCAGAACGAGGAGCTCGGCGAGATTCCGTCGCAGATGTCCGGCGAGTTCGAAATGGGCGGAGGGCGGATCGACTTTTCGAAGCTGGGATTCGAGATTCCCGGCGCGGAGGTGGAGCTGACCGGCAACTATGTCTTCCACTCGCAGGAGCTGGATTTCCACGGCACGGCCCGCATGCAGGCGCGGCTCTCGCAGATGATGAAGTCGAGGTGGAAGAGGCTGGCGCTGAAGCCGGTGGATCCGTTCTTTGCGAAAGACGGCTACGGGGTGGTGGCGAAGATCAAGATTACAGGGACGCGGGAGAAGCCCTCGTTTGGCCTGGACCGGGGCAAGAAGTAG
- a CDS encoding c-type cytochrome: protein MTTKTLLVKGSRGFLFVACLAAASLYAQPPAPSNLQVLPKDIPRPQLMNTMRAFNQALGVQCDFCHVAREFAKDDKEEKVVARAMLKMVMNVRENADKFAPGGRAEKVACWTCHRGQAEITLPEPPAQGPPRGAPPAKQ, encoded by the coding sequence ATGACGACTAAGACCTTATTGGTCAAAGGCTCCAGGGGATTTCTGTTCGTGGCGTGTCTGGCCGCCGCGAGCCTCTATGCGCAGCCTCCGGCACCGTCGAACCTGCAGGTGCTACCGAAAGATATCCCGCGGCCGCAGCTGATGAACACCATGCGCGCGTTCAACCAGGCGCTGGGGGTCCAGTGCGACTTCTGCCACGTGGCCCGCGAGTTCGCCAAGGACGACAAGGAAGAAAAGGTAGTCGCCCGAGCCATGCTGAAGATGGTGATGAACGTCCGCGAGAACGCGGATAAGTTCGCGCCCGGTGGCCGCGCCGAAAAGGTCGCCTGCTGGACCTGCCACCGTGGCCAGGCGGAAATCACGCTGCCGGAACCGCCCGCCCAGGGCCCGCCGCGCGGCGCTCCTCCGGCCAAGCAGTAG